The Raphanus sativus cultivar WK10039 chromosome 2, ASM80110v3, whole genome shotgun sequence genome includes a region encoding these proteins:
- the LOC108843393 gene encoding syntaxin-23-like produces the protein MSFRDLEAGRGRSLASSRNINGGGGGQDTTQAVASGIFQINTSVSSFQRLVNTLGTPKDTPELRDKLHKTRLYIGQLVKDTAAKLREASETDHQRGVNQKKKIVDAKLAKDFQSVLKEFQKAQRLAAERETVYAPLVTLPSPPSSYTASEIDANADKPLEQRALLVESKRQELVLLDNEIAFNEAVIEEREQGIEEIQQQIGEVHEIFKDLAVLVHDQGTMIDDISTHIDNSHAATAQGKSHLAKASKTQRSNSSLTCLLLVIFGIVLLIVIIVLAV, from the exons ATGAGTTTTCGAGATTTAGAGGCGGGAAGAGGAAGATCATTAGCTTCGTCAAGGAACATcaatggaggaggaggaggacaagACACGACGCAAGCCGTAGCCTCCGGTATTTTTCAGATCAACACAAGCGTCTCTAGCTTCCAACGACTCGTCAACACTCTCGGTACTCCCAAAGACACCCCCGAGCTCCGAGATAAGCT GCACAAGACAAGACTATATATCGGACAGTTAGTGAAAGACACAGCAGCTAAACTTAGAGAAGCTAGTGAAACTGATCATCAAAGAGGTGTTAAT caaaagaagaagattgtgGATGCTAAGCTTGCAAAAGACTTTCAATCTGTATTGAAAGAGTTTCAAAAGGCTCAGCGTCTCGCTGCTGAAAGAGAAACCGTGTATGCTCCTCTTGTGACCCTACCATCTCCTCCTTCTAG CTATACAGCCAGTGAGATAGATGCGAATGCAGATAAGCCTCTAGAGCAGCGTGCGCTTCTTGTTGAATCAAAAAG acAAGAACTTGTACTGTTGGACAATGAGATTGCGTTTAATGAGGCTGTTATTGAAGAAAGAGAGCAAGGGATAGAAGAAATCCAGCAACAAATCGGCGAGGTGCATGAAATCTTCAAAGACTTGGCAGTGTTGGTACATGATCAAGGAACCATGATTGATGATATCAGTACTCACATTGATAACTCCCACGCTGCAACTGCACAAGGAAAATCCCATCTCGCAAAAGCCTCAAAGACGCAAAGATCGAACTCTTCCCTG ACGTGCTTGCTCTTGGTGATTTTTGGTATCGTGCTCCTGATTGTCATCATAGTGCTCGCGGTTTGA
- the LOC108843392 gene encoding heat stress transcription factor A-1a produces MMDGVTGGDSKNGEATTAPLRNPHPATLLSANAIPPPFLSKTYDMVEDPASDAIVSWSPANNSFVVWDPPEFSRSLLPKYFKHNNFSSFVRQLNTYGFRKVDPDRWEFANEGFLRGQKHLLKTISRRKSTQGHGSGSSSNTQSHQGQGSMASLSSCVEVGKFGLEEEVEQLKRDKNVLMQELVKLRQQQQSTDSKLQSTVKSLQTMEQRQQQIMSFLAKAVQNPTFLSQFIQKQSESGNMHVTEASKKRRLTEDGGTTAADAAEGQIVKYQPIRSDSMLWNMMNTDEKFPFLDGFSSSSPNRDSGVTFQEVLLPTTSGQSQAYAPPIPSTSTSLPIPPMPQETINDSPTENYMNTDKDISRAFISPSQFLDGGSVPNQLEGLPQGLDIDELMSNCDIFEEYLAQSPVFGDETTLESSDANGGHVDKLIEELGHLTSEKKQL; encoded by the exons ATGATGGATGGTGTTACCGGCGGAGACTCAAAAAACGGCGAGGCCACGACGGCGCCGCTCCGAAACCCGCATCCAGCTACGCTGCTCAGCGCGAACGCTATACCGCCTCCTTTCCTCAGCAAGACGTACGACATGGTGGAAGATCCGGCGAGCGACGCGATCGTCTCGTGGAGCCCGGCGAACAACAGCTTCGTCGTGTGGGACCCGCCGGAGTTTTCTCGCTCCCTTCTCCCCAAATACTTCAAACACAACAATTTCTCCAGCTTCGTCCGTCAGTTGAATACCTAT GGTTTCAGGAAAGTGGATCCAGATCGGTGGGAGTTTGCGAACGAAGGTTTCTTAAGAGGTCAGAAGCATCTCTTGAAGACAATAAGCAGGAGAAAATCTACTCAGGGACATGGTAGTGGTAGTAGTAGTAATACACAATCTCATCAGGGTCAAGGCTCAATGGCTTCGTTATCTTCATGTGTTGAGGTTGGGAAGTTTGGTCTCGAGGAAGAGGTTGAACAGCTCAAGAGAGACAAGAACGTACTGATGCAGGAGCTAGTGAAGTTACGCCAGCAGCAACAGTCAACAGACAGCAAGCTTCAGTCTACGGTCAAGAGTCTTCAGACGATGGAGCAGAGACAACAGCAGATCATGTCTTTTCTTGCTAAAGCTGTTCAGAATCCAACTTTCCTCTCTCAGTTCATACAGAAGCAGAGCGAGAGTGGTAATATGCATGTGACCGAGGCTAGTAAGAAGCGGAGACTCACAGAGGATGGTGGTACCACTGCTGCTGATGCTGCTGAGGGACAGATAGTTAAGTATCAGCCTATTAGAAGTGATTCCATGTTGTGGAACATGATGAACACTGATGAGAAGTTCCCTTTTCTTGATGGATTCTCCTCCTCGTCGCCAAACCGGGATTCTGGAGTCACTTTTCAAGAGGTGTTACTGCCCACAACCTCAGGACAGTCACAAGCATATGCACCACCCATACCCTCTACCTCAACTTCCTTACCCATTCCTCCCATGCCACAAGAGACCATCAATGACTCCCCTACAGAAAACTACATGAATACAGATAAGGATATCTCACGGGCATTCATCTCTCCGAGCCAGTTCCTTGACGGTGGTTCAGTACCGAATCAGCTTGAGGGATTACCTCAAGGCCTCGACATCGATGAACTGATGAGTAACTGTGATATCTTTGAAGAGTATCTGGCACAGAGCCCTGTTTTTGGAGATGAGACAACACTAGAAAGCAGCGATGCAAATGGTGGGCATGTGGATAAGCTGATAGAGGAGTTGGGTCATCTCACTTCTGAGAAAAAGCAACTGTGA
- the LOC108841829 gene encoding uncharacterized protein LOC108841829 — MEVLDKVYSTYRARGLKCAACNLGANFYSDGYRCFRSGFFFHEECADSKQEVFNPYHPQHTLKMKLVSEIEDVHGECKLCRGKLPKMYYHCLLCDFAIDLICARKSVIKKIQDPENHEHPLYLVPEMTIFTCHICELLDDRFPYGCHLCELSFHKDCAESPTEIFYSCHPYHPLKRLTRVPSYTDGKCCLCGSKLHTVFYHCSICNFSVDLDCSKSPPPVTLFDLKAHGHHLTLLPQRTFLCNACGMSDDPNPYVCILCNFMIHRSCINIPHIIKINRHVHRIRYYQRFNAGDWKCGVCQKEIIWTCGAYSCLKCPGLAFHVKCATKFGIWDGTEHEDLNEDTTDSKSYKVIEEGVIKHFSHEKHTLKLKEASDANDEWVWCNMCTYPIFFSSFYDCMECDEFIVHQKCAYLPKIIKDSFYMLPLTLVSKFDAIYICSACHNFFRGSAYRNDDNHVCLDVRCGFISEPFVHESHPHSLYINYSTGDNKNCNACGSKATTFLSCEECEFALHIKCSTLPKMVKHKNDKDHLLSLCYGEKRSMKYWCEVCEEDLHPNKWFYSCDYCAITFHIKCTLGDFIWIKPGEDKRFSVISNNHINRLVCDGCKSRCKFSSILKFFEEYTFCSVKCFNNFSGKRS, encoded by the coding sequence ATGGAAGTGCTCGACAAAGTTTATTCAACATACAGAGCACGTGGGTTAAAATGTGCTGCATGCAATCTTGGTGCAAACTTCTATAGTGATGGTTATCGCTGCTTTCGTTCTGGATTCTTCTTTCACGAGGAATGCGCTGACTCGAAGCAAGAAGTTTTCAACCCATATCATCCCCAACATACGTTAAAAATGAAGCTAGTTTCAGAAATCGAAGATGTCCATGGTGAATGCAAGCTTTGTAGAGGTAAATTGCCCAAAATGTATTATCATTGTTTATTATGCGATTTTGCTATCGATTTAATATGCGCAAGAAAAAGTGTTATAAAGAAGATTCAAGATCCAGAGAACCATGAGCATCCTTTATACCTTGTTCCAGAGATGACTATATTTACTTGTCATATATGTGAACTGCTTGATGATCGGTTCCCTTATGGATGTCACTTATGTGAGCTAAGTTTTCACAAAGACTGCGCTGAATCTCCAACAGAGATCTTCTACTCTTGTCATCCTTATCACCCTCTCAAGCGTCTCACACGTGTTCCAAGTTACACTGATGGGAAGTGTTGCTTGTGTGGAAGCAAGCTTCATACGGTATTTTATCACTGTTCTATCTGCAATTTTAGCGTGGATCTTGACTGTTCAAAGAGTCCACCCCCTGTCACTCTTTTCGACCTAAAAGCTCATGGACATCACCTCACTCTTTTGCCGCAACGAACTTTTCTTTGTAACGCTTGTGGAATGAGTGATGATCCAAATCCATATGTGTGTATTCTATGCAATTTCATGATCCATAGAAGTTGTATAAACATACCACACATCATAAAAATAAATCGTCATGTTCATCGTATCCGCTACTATCAACGCTTTAATGCCGGAGATTGGAAATGTGGAGTGTGTCAAAAGGAGATAATCTGGACATGTGGAGCCTATTCTTGTTTGAAATGTCCTGGTTTAGCATTTCATGTGAAATGTGCCACAAAGTTTGGGATTTGGGATGGAACTGAACATGAAGACCTCAATGAAGATACAACAGATTCAAAATCATATAAAGTGATCGAAGAAGGAGTTATAAAGCATTTTAGTCACGAGAAGCATACTTTAAAGCTCAAAGAAGCGAGTGATGCTAATGATGAATGGGTGTGGTGTAACATGTGTACATATCCCATATTTTTTAGCTCTTTCTACGATTGTATGGAATGTGATGAATTCATCGTCCATCAGAAATGTGCATATCTTCCAAAGATTATAAAAGACTCCTTCTACATGTTGCCTTTGACTCTAGTATCAAAATTTGatgctatatatatatgcagTGCTTGTCACAACTTCTTTCGAGGTTCAGCATATAGAAATGATGATAATCATGTCTGCCTTGATGTGCGATGTGGTTTTATTTCTGAGCCTTTTGTCCATGAAAGTCATCCTCATTCGTTATACATCAATTACTCAACTGGGGATAACAAAAACTGTAATGCTTGTGGAAGTAAGGCAACTACGTTTTTGAGTTGCGAAGAATGTGAGTTTGCTTTACATATCAAATGTTCTACTTTGCCAAAGATGGTTAAACACAAAAATGATAAAGATCATTTGTTATCTCTATGTTATGGAGAAAAGAGGAGTATGAAGTACTGGTGCGAGGTATGTGAAGAAGATCTACACCCTAATAAATGGTTTTATTCATGTGATTATTGTGCTATCACTTTTCATATCAAATGTACGCTCGGGGATTTCATATGGATTAAACCAGGAGAGGATAAGCGCTTCTCTGTGATTTCTAATAATCATATAAATCGGCTGGTTTGTGATGGGTGTAAATCTCGATGCAAATTCTCGTCTATCTTAAAGTTCTTTGAAGAATATACATTCTGTTCggtaaaatgttttaataatttttctgGAAAGAGGTCATGA
- the LOC108839410 gene encoding uncharacterized protein LOC108839410, with translation MYMVNVRFVEHRLSLVPKMIMFSCHICQMLDDRFPYACDTCGLSFHKDCAESLPELNYSCHPKHSLKRLTRVPSYTNGKCCFVDVRCARNPPPLILDHPKAHEHQLTLLPRRTFVCDACGMDDDPNPYICLQCNFMVHRNCIDIPHIIKVSRHVHRISYNDCLKAGDWKCEVCLKEIIWTCGVYSCSKCPDFAIHMRCVTRFGIWDGIELESILEDATDTKAYQVIEEGVITHFIHKNHTLKLKEGEDSNRECRRCTACTYPIFSSLFYDCTVLCNQFIIHQKCAYLPKKKIDPFYKMSMTLASNTYDLSLCDACQNYFEGFVYTSDNDIIRLDVRCGSISEPFVHEGHPDHSLYVSYSTKDKFCNACGDKAHMVLSCGECCGFVLDVKCSILPKMVKHKNDIDHFLTLCYGEKMREQYWCEVCEEDLNPEKWFYSCDHCGLTLHIKCTFGDLRAGHDLVWINPGGEVESIYMVIPNNYTSRPVCNGCDSRCQYPFILKFKKYYILSSVLKV, from the exons ATGTATATGGTGAATGTAAGATTTGTAGAG CATCGTTTATCTCTTGTTCCAAAGATGATTATGTTTTCATGTCATATATGTCAAATGCTTGATGATCGGTTCCCTTATGCATGCGACACATGTGGTTTGAGTTTCCATAAAGATTGCGCTGAATCTTTACCAGAACTCAACTACTCATGCCATCCTAAACACTCTCTCAAGCGTCTCACGCGTGTTCCAAGTTACACCAATGGAAAATGTTGCTT CGTTGATGTCAGATGTGCAAGGAATCCACCTCCTTTAATTCTTGACCACCCCAAAGCGCATGAACATCAACTCACTCTTTTGCCGCGACGAACTTTTGTTTGTGATGCTTGTGGAATGGATGATGATCCAAATCCCTATATATGTCTTCAATGCAATTTCATGGTCCATAGAAATTGTATAGACATACCACACATTATAAAAGTTAGTCGCCATGTTCATCGTATATCCTACAATGATTGCCTCAAGGCCGGTGATTGGAAATGTGAAGTTTGTCTGAAAGAGATAATTTGGACATGTGGAGTTTATTCTTGTTCAAAATGTCCTGATTTTGCAATTCATATGAGATGTGTCACAAGGTTTGGAATCTGGGATGGGATTGAACTTGAAAGCATATTAGAAGATGCCACTGACACTAAAGCATATCAAGTGATTGAAGAAGGAGTAATAACACATTTCATTCATAAGAATCATACATTAAAGCTCAAAGAAGGGGAAGATTCTAATCGTGAATGTAGACGTTGTACAGCATGCACATATCCCATATTTTCTAGCCTATTCTATGATTGCACAGTAT TATGTAACCAATTCATCATTCATCAGAAGTGTGCTTATCtcccaaaaaagaaaatagatcCCTTCTACAAGATGTCAATGACTCTAGCCTCAAATACTTACGATTTAAGTTTATGTGATGCTTGTCAGAATTATTTTGAAGGTTTTGTGTACACAAGTGATAATGATATTATCCGCCTTGATGTGCGATGTGGTTCTATATCTGAGCCTTTTGTCCATGAAGGTCATCCTGATCATTCGTTATACGTCAGTTACTCAACAAAAGATAAGTTTTGCAACGCTTGTGGAGATAAGGCACATATGGTTTTGAGTTGTGGGGAATGCTGTGGATTTGTTTTAGACGTCAAATGTTCTATTTTGCCAAAGATGGTTAAACACAAAAATGATATAGATCATTTTCTGACTCTATGTTATGGAGAAAAAATGAGGGAGCAGTACTGGTGCGAGGTATGCGAAGAAGATCTAAACCCAGAAAAATGGTTTTATTCATGTGATCATTGTGGCCTCACTCTTCATATCAAATGTACGTTTGGAGATTT gcgcgcgggtcatgatctagtatggATTAATCCGGGAGGCGAGGTTGAGTCCATATATATGGTTATTCCCAACAATTATACAAGTCGGCCCGTTTGTAACGGGTGTGATTCTCGTTGTCAATACCCATTTATCCTCAAGTTTAAGAAATACTATATTTTGAGcag TGTTTTAAAAGTGTAG